The following coding sequences lie in one Populus trichocarpa isolate Nisqually-1 chromosome 14, P.trichocarpa_v4.1, whole genome shotgun sequence genomic window:
- the LOC7486837 gene encoding transcription factor PIF3, whose translation MDDRGHMELVWENGQVLMRVLPSTSSSCTSYTPHPKKNVSEVENNSDGYTTKRPRLGTGDSILGDFPLIDDRELAKRDKSSQDDHHPELFSELCETNLNMLLENNENNIYEKNITDAHVVPGYKDANWRPGKASEFAAEVPQLTTASNGQLYQSFLEQHKASAPLFHGLPTSKLQQVDSGSDNHSRLQNLSRILRPALPKPSHGSNATRPTSGPGSSRLQQLKSNTDEPPAGCRNLVESGQMVPTYASKVFKYFNDQQYLMASQIVPIGPIDRSAEASPPDEQSEAVLHNYATTSKRCCDRVFGSTSGSAEKKIKGKPDRGKSIDQLTATSSICSRGASNDPTSSLERQYEDTEGTAYSSDDLEEEEQVPARGSAGSKRRRATEIHNLSERKRRDRINKKMRALQDLIPNSNKVDKASMLGEAIDYLKSLQLQVQMMSMGTRLCMPLMMLPTGMQHIHAPLLAQFSPMGVGMDTRLMQMGVGCSPATFPASGMFGLPAGQMLPMSVSQAPFFPLNIGGHSTHSSVPMPAMSGVASTPLEFMRSAVFPSSKDIIHSNTSARK comes from the exons AT GGATGATCGCGGGCATATGGAATTGGTGTGGGAAAATGGTCAGGTTCTTATGCGAGTATTGCCCAGTACTAGTAGCTCATGCACCAGTTACACTCCTcatcctaaaaaaaatgttagtgaAGTCGAGAATAATAGTGATGGCTACACTACAAAGAGGCCAAGGTTAGGAACTGGGGATTCTATCTTGGGCGACTTTCCTTTGATAGATGATAGAGAACTCGCCAAGCGTGACAAATCTTCGCAAGACGATCACCATCCAGAGTTATTCTCTGAAttatgtgaaactaatctcaATATGCTCttggaaaataatgaaaataacatttatGAGAAGAATATCACGGACGCCCATGTTGTTCCGGGGTATAAAGATGCAAATTGGCGACCGGGGAAGGCGTCCGAGTTTGCAGCTGAAGTTCCTCAGCTTACAACAGCTAGTAATGGTCAGCTATATCAGTCTTTCTTGGAGCAACACAAAGCTTCAGCTCCACTATTCCATGGATTGCCCACTTCAAAGCTGCAGCAGGTGGATTCTGGATCTGACAACCACTCGAGGTTGCAGAACTTGTCCCGCATTTTAAGGCCAGCTCTTCCTAAACCTAGTCATGGCAGTAATGCAACAAGACCGACAAGCGGTCCTGGATCATCAAGACTCCAGCAACTGAAAAGCAACACTGACGAGCCTCCAGCAGGTTGTAGAAATCTTGTTGAGTCGGGACAGATGGTGCCGACTTATGcttcaaaagtttttaaatatttcaatgacCAACAATATCTAATGGCAAGCCAGATAGTTCCTATTGGACCAATTGACAGGTCTGCAGAAGCGTCACCCCCAGATGAGCAATCTGAAGCTGTTCTCCATAACTATGCCACTACCAGTAAGAGGTGCTGCGATCGGGTTTTCGGTTCAACCTCAGGCTccgcagaaaaaaaaataaaggggaaGCCTGATAGAGGAAAGTCTATAGATCAACTGACTGCAACTAGTTCAATATGCTCACGAGGAGCTTCAAATGATCCAACATCTTCTCTAGAAAGGCAATATGAAGACACAGAGGGGACAGCGTATTCAAGCGAT GATCTTGAGGAAGAAGAACAAGTACCTGCTCGAGGGAGTGCAGGTTCCAAGAGAAGGCGAGCAACAGAAATCCATAATCTGTCTGAAAGG AAGAGAAGAGATAGGATCAACAAGAAGATGCGTGCATTACAAGATCTAATACCCAATTCAAATAAG GTGGATAAAGCTTCTATGCTTGGTGAGGCAATAGACTACCTAAAATCCCTTCAGCTTCAAGTACAG ATGATGTCGATGGGAACTAGGCTTTGTATGCCTCTAATGATGTTACCAACAGGAATGCAACATATACATGCACCACTATTAGCTCAATTTTCTCCTATGGGTGTGGGGATGGATACGAGATTAATGCAAATGGGTGTTGGATGCAGTCCAGCAACATTCCCAGCTTCAGGCATGTTTGGGCTACCAGCTGGTCAGATGCTACCCATGTCGGTATCACAAGCGCCATTCTTTCCTTTGAATATCGGAGGGCATTCCACACACTCATCTGTTCCGATGCCGGCCATGTCTGGAGTGGCCAGTACTCCTCTGGAATTTATGCGCTCAGCTGTCTTTCCAAGTTCAAAGGATATTATTCACTCCAATACATCAGCTCGCAAATGA